TGGCAGCACAGTAATCACTCTGGCCTAGCGCGCCCAAAACTGACGCCAAAGATGAGCATAAAATCATCCGCTCTAGCTGATGTGACTTAAACGCAGCTAATAAATTATCTGTACCGCGGATTTTCGCTGCCATGCTGTGCGCTGCTTGCTCAGAGGTCATTTGAGCCAGCATGCCACCACCCGGTAAGCCTGCGGCGTGGATCACCTGAGTAATGCGGCCCAATGATTGCTCTGCATGACTAATGGCAACATTCAGACTCGCAATATCTAATACATCAGCAGTCACCACTGCAACGCGCGCACCAGCTTCTTGAAGTGCTTGCAGTGCGTGGATCTGACCTATCAGCTTGCTGTCGGTGTGCTCATCGACAAGCAAGGCAGGCCACTGCTCGCTGTCAGGGAATTCTGCGCGGGTTTGCAGCATCAAGGCATGACCTTGTGCAGCCAATAACTTAGCTAACACCAAGCCCACACCACCAAGACCCCCTGTGATAAAGGTCACTGGCGACGACGCAGTATTCGCCGCAATCTCTGTTTGCGGTAAGACCTGCTCAGTTAACACAAAGCGCTGACGACCTCGATAAGCAATTTCTTTTGCTTCATTGGCCATATCTGCAACCACTTGCGCCGCAATGTGTGACTGAGCGCTGTCGCGCTGCGCGGTGGTGATTTCTCGCAGCTGGCAATCAATAGCAGTTTGCTCCATGCCAATCACCCGCGTGATCCCAAGCGCTGTGGCCCTGTCCGCCGATATTTGCTCATCTCCTAATACGCTGAATAATTCACTGGCCACCACAGTCCACTGCAATGTGCCCTGACTCAATAGCCATTTGGCCAGCGGTAATAACTGCTGATAACCACACCCTGACTCATCAAGCAAACGACAATCCACAATGCGCGTAAAGCTCTGCTGCTCATAAAGCGCTGTTAATTGATTGGCGTCTTGACAATCCAAACGATATTGACCTTGCTCAAGGGAGACAAATTCATCCCCTTGCCATGCCACGATCACCTCTGCGCCTTTTGTTCTGAGTTCATTGGTCAGCTGCGACAGTATTGGCGCATCCGTCGCAATCACGAGTACCTTTTCACCGTTGAACTGGCTGAGCACAGAGATTGTATTCAATTGCTGCTGCCAAACTGGCGCTAATAATTCAGGGCCTGTGCTGTGTGCTTGTGTCGTCACTGGTGCTGTGCTGTGTGTCGCATCAATCCAATATTCAGTACTATCAAACTGATATGCCGGAAAGGCCATCTCTAACCCATGTGGATTCGATGACACCACAGACCAATCGATCGCCACACCCAATTGCCACAGTTTTGCCAGTGTTTTCACACAAGGTGGAATAGGCGCTTTTAAATCGCGCGCATGGGCAATGGAATTAAGCACCGTAATATCATCTGCAATCGACTGCTTGGCCAACTTTTGGAGCGTATCACCAGGGCCTGCCTCAACAAGTACATTGCACTTGGCTGCCAATGTTTTCACGCCATCAACAAAATTCACTGCTTGGCGAATATGGTCTAGCCAATACTGTGTTGAAGTCGCTTGCTCTGGCGAGATCCAAGTCCCTGTTACGTTTGACACAAATGGCGTTTGCGGTGCATTCAATTGCACAGTATTTAATACTTCAGCAAATTCACCCAACACAGGCTCAGTCAAATGGCTGTGGAAAGCGTGCGACACATGCAAACGCGTGACGCTGATATCGGCGGCTTTGAGCTCAGTTTGCAGCGCCTTAATGGCTTCTTTAGACCCCGCCACAACAGTGTTGGTCGGGCTATTACACGCTGCGATATCCAGTTGTGCATTTAAATACGGCTGTAAACTTGGCGCATCACTCATCACAGATAACATGGCACCCGGTGCCATTTTTTGTAGCGCTTCGCCGCGGGCCGTCACCAATTTCACAGCGGTATCTAAGCTCATCACCTCACTGAGACACGCAGCCACATATTCACCAATACTGTGACCAAGCATAGCCTCGATGTGTATGCCATGAGCCTGATAACATTTGGCCATGGCATAGGCGACGACAAATAAAGCAGGCTGAGTCACACGGGTTTGACCTAGCAACTGGTTGGCTGCCAAAAGCTCATCATCGTTGGGGGTAAATACGCGGCGTAATTCATCTTGCAAGGTGCTATCAAATAAAGCGATGACATCATCAAACTGGGCTTTAAATTCAGGCATATGTTCAAGCAAAGGCTTAGCCATGGTCACATACTGCGACCCTTGTCCTGAAAACATCAGCGCCACTTGCACAGCGCCCGCTTTATCGCCAGCGACATCACGAACTAGCAGTTGCTGCGCCTGCTCTGCGTTATCTACTACTAGGGCATGACGCACAGCCTGAGCGGTACGGTTATGCTGCGATTGTGCTGCGATAAGTGCTAAATCATCTGGATTTTGCTGTAATTTGATAACCAGCGCTTGGCGCTGGGCTTCCAGCGCTGACTGCGAGTTCGCAGACACAGGTAAAATGTGCCAAGGTGATGTATAACTGTGCTGCGTCTCATTTGCTCTGTATTCTTCTAAAATCACATGGGCATTGGTGCCGCCCATCCCCAGTGAACTCACCGCCGCTCGGCGCACTGAGTCACTTTCCCATGGAGTCAATGTGGTATTGACATAAAATGGGCTATTCGCAAAGTCGATTTTGCTGTTCAGTGGCTCACAGTGCAAACTGGGTGGTAGCGTTTTGTGACGCAGTGCTTGCACCGCTTTAATTAAACCGGTTACACCCGCCGCTGAATCAAGATGACCTATATTGGCTTTAATGGAACCGATGGCAATTTGCTGCTTGTCGCATTCTCCATAGGCGCGGCTCAGCGCAGCGATTTCGATCGGGTCGCCTAAGGTTGTGCCCGTGCCATGAGTTTCAATGTAGCCCACTGAGCTTGGCTCGATATCGGCAAATTCCAGTGCCGCTTCAATGGCACTCGCTTGTCCTGTGACACTTGGTGCGGTGTAACCGACCTTCTCTTTGCCATCGTTGTTGATTGCGGACCCTTTGATCACGGCCAGTATATGGTCGCCCGCTTCAATGGCATCTTCTACACGCTTCAGCACCACAGCGGCACTGCCGCTACCAATCAAAATGCCATCCGCCTGCTCACCAAATGCGCTCAGTTGGCCAGAGGGTGATAAACTGCCGCCAGTCGGCGCATGATAACCTTGCTCGTTGTTTAAATTTAACCACACACCACCAGCAAGGGCCGAGTCGCACTCATAGTTTTGCAGTGAACGACACGCCATGTGCACCGCCACCAAAGACGTTGAACATGCTGTTTGCACGGTCACCGCCGGACCCGTTAAATCCAACTCATAACTGATGCGCGTTGCCAATGAGTCTTTATCGTTACCATTGGTCAGTGCCAGTAAACTGGTGATATCTTGCTGTGAATCACCCAATAAGTTTTGCAATAAATACGCAGTCACACCGCAACCAGCGAATACACCGGTAAAATTACTGGTGTCAGTGGTAATCCCAGCATGTTCTAAGGCATGCCAACAGGTTTGCAAAAATACCCGTTGCTGTGGGTCAAGCTGCGCCGCTTCTTTAGGGGTATAGCCAAAAAATGCCGCGTCGAATTGCGCCATCCCCGCAAAAGGAATACCACGTTTAATGTAATCCGGATGCGCAAGGTCTTCATCGCTGACGCCCGCCGCCTTTAAGCTGTTGTCATCAAATGTTTTGACGGCGCAGTGGCCATCTCTGACATTTTGCCAAAGTTGATCAACATCATCGGCATCTGGAAAACGGCCAGCCATACCGACGATGGCAATATCTAGTTCGCTGTAATTACTCTCTGACATGATTAAGATTCTCTTGCTTTTCTTTTACGCGCGGCAATCGCGCCCATGCCGCGTTTTTGTTTCGCGCCACTTGGTTTTTTAGGGGTAACAGGGGCTGTATTTGACTGCGCACCGCCAAGCAATGTCGCCAAGCTGGCAATACTTGGATGCGCAAACAACTCTGTCATTTGTAAATTTGGATATTGAAGCTTTAACTCTTCATACACCGCCATCAGTAATAGCGAATGTCCGCCCACATCAAAAAAGTTGGCGTGACGATCGATATCTGGGGTTTTAAGGTGTTTTTGCCAGATCTCGGCAATGGCGCGCTCAGTGTCGTTTTGCGCAAGCTCCACGGCTTTTGCCACACGCTCAATTTTAGGCAGCTGATTGCGCTCCAACTTGCCGCTGGCGTTTACTGGCAGTGTTTCCAGCACCAGAATATCGCTAGGCACCATGTATGCAGGCATGCGCTCACCCAGCGCCCTTTTTAACTTATCGGCAAATCCTGCATCGCTGTATTTACCACTTTGAATATAAGCGATTAAACCCAACCCATGCGCTTGCTGCTCCGTCACCACAACCGCCATCTCTACATCAGGTAATTGGCTCAAGTGCTGCTCAATTTCACCTAGCTCAACACGAAAACCACGAATTTTCACCTGATGATCGTTGCGTCCGTGATACATCAAGGCCTCGCCTTGCCAGCTGACCATATCACCAGTGGCATACATACGCGCGCCATCGTCGCTAAATGGATCCGCAATAAAGCGTGTCGCTGTCATTTCCGGCTGTGCCCAGTAGCCACGCGCTAAAATATCACCACCTACAAACAACTGACCCACTTGACCATGGGGGACTGTCTCCAAGTTGTCATCAAGGATATACAGTTTGCGTCCGGCTAAAGCGTGACCCAGAGGGACTGACTGATTCTCTTGGCCATGCGCGGTAAAATCTTGGCAAGGGTGGATTGCCGCTTCGACGACGATTTCCGTCGGGCCATAGGTATTAAGTAGTCGTACCTGCGACAAACCTGTGTTTTGCCAGTCTTGAATACCCGCCACAGACATGGCCTCGCCGCCTGAGTGAACTTGTCTTAATTTAGGTAAGACCAATGCGGCTTGCTGCGCTTTACGCGCCCAACTGGCGCTGATACTGCGCCAATACGCAGCGCTTAAATCCATCACCGCTACATTATGCTTTTGTGCCTGCTGATAAAGGGTATCAGCATCCCACAAGGCATCGCCGCGCAGTAATACCGCAGCACCCACAGCCCATGTTGGGAAGAGCTGCTCAACAAACGCATCAAAGTTCGCTGTGGCAAATTGCAGCACGACATCATCCGCTTGTAAGTTGATAAACTGCTTGGCCGACTCGATATAACGAGACAATGCGCCTAACTCAATGGCAACGCCTTTGGCTTTGCCAGTCGAGCCAGAGGTATAATTGAGGTATGCGGTTTGCTGACAATGGCATGCTACTTCTGGCGCCCCCGTATTGAGATGGTGCTCTCCCAAAAGGATTTGTGGCGACAATAACATGCCGTCAAATGTGACCGTCAGTTCGGTGTCATCACTGAGTATGGCTTGGCAGCCACTGTCAGTGAGCATATGCTGCAACTTATCCGCTGGGAATTGCTTATCGAGCGGCAAATAAGCGGCCCCCGCTTTAAGACATGCCAACGTGCTTGCCAGCATCAGTGGCTTTCTGCTTTGCATCACACCAACGACAGATTCCGTGCTTAAGCCTTTTGCCACTAAGCCATGAGCTAGGCGGTTTGAGGTCAGCTCAAGCCACTCATAGCTATAGTGCTGATCGTTATAAATCACCGCAGTGCGCGCAGGCTCAGAGTGCGCAATCTCACTGATGGCATCTAACCAAGATGTATCCGGTAATGTTACCGCTGTGCCCTGACCTTGAGCGATCACCTGTGTTTTTTGCGTATGGGTCGCTAAATTGCCTATCGCTGTCGTCGGCTCAGCCACCGCATTGCGCAGTAAAGTATTGAAGGCAAGCACCACCGACTGCATATATTCGGCGTCAAATAGGGCTGCGTTATATTGGAACTCCAACAATAAGGCACCATCATTTAACAAACGCGAGTCTATGCTCAAATCAAACTGAGCTTGCGATTGCAGTGCCACCACTTTATCCACCGCAACGCCAGACAAGTCAAGCGCTTGCTGCACATCCTGCTCAAGGTGGTTAAACATCACCTGAAATAGCGGATTTTGCCCTAGGCTACGATCTGGGTTGAGTGTTTCAACTAATTTTTCAAACGGTAAATCCTGATTTTGTTGTGCCGCAATCACCTGCTCTTTGGTTGCCGCTAACACCTCAACAAAGCTTTGCTGTGCAGACAATGTATTGCGCTGAACCAGAGTATTGATGAAAAAACCCACCAAAGAATGCAACTCTGAATAGCGACGATTCGCCACCGGCACGCCAATGCGCGGCGTGTGTTTGCCAGCATAGCGGTAGAAAAACACCTGCAAGCTACTGAGCAATAACATGAATAAACTTGCACCATGGCGATGCGCAAGCGCTTGAAGCTGCTCAACTTCTTGATAAGACAGTTGTAGTGTTTGACTTTGCATCGGCGCAGGACCGTTAGGTTGCCTGACATGCTGTGGCGTAAGTAGCTCTTCATCATCACTGCCTTGCAACAATTGCTGCCAATACGAGAGCTGGCTATGCGCGTCGGCACTGGATAACCACTGCTGCTGCCAAGCGGCAAAATCACCATAATTAATCGTCTGCGGTATGCGGGCTAACGTCTTATTCTCCACAAGCAACTGATAAGAGTGGCTGATATTCGCAAGAATGAGATCAAAACTCCAAGCATCACTGGCGATATGGTGCATCACCAGCACCAATTCAAAGCGACCTTCTGCACGTTTTAACAGCGCAGCTCTCAAGTTTTCGCCTTTTTCCAGCGCAAATGGTTGCTGATAAAATGCCTCATTCCATGCTGTAATCTCCGTGTCAGACTGCCCAGTCACATCAAGCGACTGCCAGTTCAGCGGCTGCTCGGTTAAGCGCTGCTGCCATTGTCCGTCTTGATCTTTCACATACGCATGTCGCAAGGCGCCCTGCTGCTCTAACACCTGTTTAAGCGCAGTTTGTAAGTGCGTGTCGATGACATCCCCATGCAGCGTTAAGCTGGCACCAATATGATATGCGCTACTTGTAGGCTCAAGTTGCCATAAGAACAATTGCCTTTGTTGCTGTGCGCTCAGTGGATAAGCGGTTTGGGCCAGTGCAGGGATCGCCACTTGATGTGCTTTGGTGTTGATACTCTCTCGTACCAGTTGACAAAAATCAGTAAATTTATGCGCTGCAAACACCGCTGTCGGATCAATTTGGCACTCGCATGTCTCTTGTACCTTTGCCAGTAGCAAAGCGGCCTTAATCGAGCTGCCACCTAAAGCAAAAAAATCGGCATCATTGCTATTCACTGGATAGCGAAGCACCTCTTGCCACAACTCAGCTAAGGTATGTGTGAGGGTATCCCAGCCTTCCTGATCTTCACCGCCATGACTGATGGATAGCTGCTGCAATTGAGCTAGGTTAAATACCCCGTAGGTCGCCAGCTTTTCCTCATTAAGTAATTTCATGCACGCGCTGCGCTGTAATTTACCGCTGGAGGTTTTTGGCAATCCGCCTTGATCTAGTAGCACCACCAACTCAGGGCAATGACCAAATTGCTCAATGATAAAATCTCTGATAATTTTTGCGCTTTGTTGCGCTGGCACCTCATTGCGATACACATTGGCGGTTTCAATGGCAATACCTATGCCTTCACCGCTTTCTTCGCTCGGTACCGGAAATGCCGAGACGCGACCTTGACGCACAAAGCTGATGGCACCTTCAATTGCACGCTCAATATCTTGTGGATAGACATTGTGACCATTCATGATGATCAAATCTTTTTGGCGACCAGAAATGTAAAGTTGACCATCATGAATGTAACCAACATCCCCTGTGCGCAGCCAGCGCTTGCCTACGTGTTCAACAAATGTCTCTTGTGTGGCTTTATCATTGCGCCAATACCCCAGTGCAATACTTGGACCGCTCGCCCAGATCTCACCAATACCGCCCTCTGCAACTTCATCAAAACTAGCTGAGCAGGTTATGCGCACTTGGTGTTCACTGGCTGATACGCCACACCCCACCTGATGGCCATATTCTTCAGTGTCACGCGTATCTGCCACTTGCTGATACACCGCTTTACCCGATGCCAAGGCTTGATTATCAAATGCCTTAATGACCGCGCCCTGTGCAGGAATACTGCCAGTCACATATAAAGTGCCTTCGGCAAGACCATAACAGGGGTAAAGTGCCTTGCTATCAAAACCTTGCGCTGCATATTTGTTGGCAAAGTTCAGTAAGGTGTCGTGACGAATGGGCTCTGCACCGGAGAAAAACACCCGTAAACTGCTCAAGTCAATGTCTGCAATTTGCTTGTCTTTAATGCGCTCGATACACAGACGATAAGAAAAATCAGGGCCGCCACTGATGGTGGCGCGGTATTGGGAAATCAACTGTAGCCAGCGCGCTGGGCGTTCCATAAAATAACGCGGTGAACACAAGATCAATTTAAAACCGGTATATATCGGTTGTAGTAACCCGCCAATCAAGCCCATGTCATGGAACAGTGGCAACCAGCTAACTATGATATCATCGCGACTGTTCTCTAGGCCCTCAGCAATGGCTTTTTCATTGGCAATCAAGTTGCCATGACTGACCATTACCCCTTTGGGTTTTGCCGTTGAACCTGAGGTGTATTGTAAAAATGCAATGTCATCACTGCTGGCGGGGTAGCGCTCGACGTCTTCGATTTGCTCACAAAACTCGTCAATCACCAGCATTTTACTGCCATTTACTTGCTCAACCAATGCCTCAACTGTGGCAGTATAGCGTGCTGTTGTCAGCACAAGTGCCGCTTCTGAATCTTCTGCAATCCCCACAGTACGCGCAATATGCTGGGCTTTGGTCGATTCTGGCGGAAAGCTAGGAATGGCAGTCACACCTAAATACTGGCAAGCTAAAAAGCTGGTCACGTACTCAATGCCGGTATCCATCAAGATCAGCGCTCTGTCGCCTGCCACAACGTGATTTTTTAAATGGCTGGCCACCATTAAGCTCTGTGCATACAGCTCTCCATAGCTCCATGGTGTGTGTGCTTTTTTATCAACACATACCAGCGCCGTTTTGTCTGGCTGCTGCGCAACATGCTGCGCTAAATGATCCATGATGGTAATGGCGTTCATGATTTACTCCATGAGATATAACTAGCAATGCGCATCGTGTTTGGTGCTTTTACTGCTCACACTATGTCGAGAAAATGCTTAATGCGCTTAAGTAATTGAGTGTTGTATGGCGGGGTCCGCCTGATCGCAATATGAAGTGATAGCAGAGTCTACAAAGTCAGGATATGGCTTCGCCTAAATCACTGACTACCTGACTCACTCTCACTAATTGGCCTGAACTATTGCACCATGGCTTGGCGTAAGCTTAACGGGCGCATATCAGTCCAATGCGTTTTGATATGTTCAAGGCAAGTTGCTTTATCGCCACTCACACCTGTGTCTTGCCAGCCACCGGGTATCGTCTTGTAACTCGGCCATAAAGAGTATTGTTCTTCGTGGTTAATGATTACTTTAAAAGTGCCATTTTCGTTGTCAAAGCTCATCACATTTTTCCAAAAATTAGACTGTCGCCACTGTGACGCGCGACAGTCTAGGATTTTTAGTCTTTTTTCACGCTAAGTGTGATTTCACTGACTTTATTTTGCTTGATCTGTGCATCTGTGTACGGCAAATCAATCAACCCTTTGCCTGCTGCATAGTGCTCACTAGCATCAGAAAAGTGTGGTGAATTTGGATTATTACTCTGCGAGTAAGTCAATAGACCACGGGCTTGCGGACCGTGTTGATCGAAGCCAACCACCATCATCCAGCTAGAACCATAGTTGATTGGATAGCCGTCCGTGCTCAAGCCGGTGCTCACTGTCCAATTTTCGTTTAACACTTCTTTTAAAGGCGGCGCCAGTTGTGGTGCAAACGAAGTCAGATCCATTGCATTGGTTGTCGAATAGATATTAAAGCCACCACTGTTGTGCTCAGCACCTGGCCAAGGGATACGACGGTCACCCTTTTGCAAGTACTGCAACTCACCTAATGGCGCATCAATGGCGAAGCCTGCATTTTCAAGGTGCTTACTAGCGGCTAATAATTTAACCAAGGTCGCCTTATCAGCTTTAACAATACTTGGCGTGACTGCTGGGAATACAGG
This genomic window from Pseudoalteromonas luteoviolacea contains:
- a CDS encoding type I polyketide synthase — encoded protein: MSESNYSELDIAIVGMAGRFPDADDVDQLWQNVRDGHCAVKTFDDNSLKAAGVSDEDLAHPDYIKRGIPFAGMAQFDAAFFGYTPKEAAQLDPQQRVFLQTCWHALEHAGITTDTSNFTGVFAGCGVTAYLLQNLLGDSQQDITSLLALTNGNDKDSLATRISYELDLTGPAVTVQTACSTSLVAVHMACRSLQNYECDSALAGGVWLNLNNEQGYHAPTGGSLSPSGQLSAFGEQADGILIGSGSAAVVLKRVEDAIEAGDHILAVIKGSAINNDGKEKVGYTAPSVTGQASAIEAALEFADIEPSSVGYIETHGTGTTLGDPIEIAALSRAYGECDKQQIAIGSIKANIGHLDSAAGVTGLIKAVQALRHKTLPPSLHCEPLNSKIDFANSPFYVNTTLTPWESDSVRRAAVSSLGMGGTNAHVILEEYRANETQHSYTSPWHILPVSANSQSALEAQRQALVIKLQQNPDDLALIAAQSQHNRTAQAVRHALVVDNAEQAQQLLVRDVAGDKAGAVQVALMFSGQGSQYVTMAKPLLEHMPEFKAQFDDVIALFDSTLQDELRRVFTPNDDELLAANQLLGQTRVTQPALFVVAYAMAKCYQAHGIHIEAMLGHSIGEYVAACLSEVMSLDTAVKLVTARGEALQKMAPGAMLSVMSDAPSLQPYLNAQLDIAACNSPTNTVVAGSKEAIKALQTELKAADISVTRLHVSHAFHSHLTEPVLGEFAEVLNTVQLNAPQTPFVSNVTGTWISPEQATSTQYWLDHIRQAVNFVDGVKTLAAKCNVLVEAGPGDTLQKLAKQSIADDITVLNSIAHARDLKAPIPPCVKTLAKLWQLGVAIDWSVVSSNPHGLEMAFPAYQFDSTEYWIDATHSTAPVTTQAHSTGPELLAPVWQQQLNTISVLSQFNGEKVLVIATDAPILSQLTNELRTKGAEVIVAWQGDEFVSLEQGQYRLDCQDANQLTALYEQQSFTRIVDCRLLDESGCGYQQLLPLAKWLLSQGTLQWTVVASELFSVLGDEQISADRATALGITRVIGMEQTAIDCQLREITTAQRDSAQSHIAAQVVADMANEAKEIAYRGRQRFVLTEQVLPQTEIAANTASSPVTFITGGLGGVGLVLAKLLAAQGHALMLQTRAEFPDSEQWPALLVDEHTDSKLIGQIHALQALQEAGARVAVVTADVLDIASLNVAISHAEQSLGRITQVIHAAGLPGGGMLAQMTSEQAAHSMAAKIRGTDNLLAAFKSHQLERMILCSSLASVLGALGQSDYCAANSYLDAVAMQPQPFLVQSVNWDAWANIGMAAGHSVGEDFGIDELAAKTLLDGISQSQAPQIYAASLSWQARADKVAELTEKLMQAKSAAPKGHKRPDLDTEFEAPESELELQLAAIWSEFLGFDEIGIFDNLFELGGDSLIAIQMLAKVKQQFAVEIEPATFFEDPNLDNLTFLIEEQLLSE
- a CDS encoding non-ribosomal peptide synthetase, encoding MNAITIMDHLAQHVAQQPDKTALVCVDKKAHTPWSYGELYAQSLMVASHLKNHVVAGDRALILMDTGIEYVTSFLACQYLGVTAIPSFPPESTKAQHIARTVGIAEDSEAALVLTTARYTATVEALVEQVNGSKMLVIDEFCEQIEDVERYPASSDDIAFLQYTSGSTAKPKGVMVSHGNLIANEKAIAEGLENSRDDIIVSWLPLFHDMGLIGGLLQPIYTGFKLILCSPRYFMERPARWLQLISQYRATISGGPDFSYRLCIERIKDKQIADIDLSSLRVFFSGAEPIRHDTLLNFANKYAAQGFDSKALYPCYGLAEGTLYVTGSIPAQGAVIKAFDNQALASGKAVYQQVADTRDTEEYGHQVGCGVSASEHQVRITCSASFDEVAEGGIGEIWASGPSIALGYWRNDKATQETFVEHVGKRWLRTGDVGYIHDGQLYISGRQKDLIIMNGHNVYPQDIERAIEGAISFVRQGRVSAFPVPSEESGEGIGIAIETANVYRNEVPAQQSAKIIRDFIIEQFGHCPELVVLLDQGGLPKTSSGKLQRSACMKLLNEEKLATYGVFNLAQLQQLSISHGGEDQEGWDTLTHTLAELWQEVLRYPVNSNDADFFALGGSSIKAALLLAKVQETCECQIDPTAVFAAHKFTDFCQLVRESINTKAHQVAIPALAQTAYPLSAQQQRQLFLWQLEPTSSAYHIGASLTLHGDVIDTHLQTALKQVLEQQGALRHAYVKDQDGQWQQRLTEQPLNWQSLDVTGQSDTEITAWNEAFYQQPFALEKGENLRAALLKRAEGRFELVLVMHHIASDAWSFDLILANISHSYQLLVENKTLARIPQTINYGDFAAWQQQWLSSADAHSQLSYWQQLLQGSDDEELLTPQHVRQPNGPAPMQSQTLQLSYQEVEQLQALAHRHGASLFMLLLSSLQVFFYRYAGKHTPRIGVPVANRRYSELHSLVGFFINTLVQRNTLSAQQSFVEVLAATKEQVIAAQQNQDLPFEKLVETLNPDRSLGQNPLFQVMFNHLEQDVQQALDLSGVAVDKVVALQSQAQFDLSIDSRLLNDGALLLEFQYNAALFDAEYMQSVVLAFNTLLRNAVAEPTTAIGNLATHTQKTQVIAQGQGTAVTLPDTSWLDAISEIAHSEPARTAVIYNDQHYSYEWLELTSNRLAHGLVAKGLSTESVVGVMQSRKPLMLASTLACLKAGAAYLPLDKQFPADKLQHMLTDSGCQAILSDDTELTVTFDGMLLSPQILLGEHHLNTGAPEVACHCQQTAYLNYTSGSTGKAKGVAIELGALSRYIESAKQFINLQADDVVLQFATANFDAFVEQLFPTWAVGAAVLLRGDALWDADTLYQQAQKHNVAVMDLSAAYWRSISASWARKAQQAALVLPKLRQVHSGGEAMSVAGIQDWQNTGLSQVRLLNTYGPTEIVVEAAIHPCQDFTAHGQENQSVPLGHALAGRKLYILDDNLETVPHGQVGQLFVGGDILARGYWAQPEMTATRFIADPFSDDGARMYATGDMVSWQGEALMYHGRNDHQVKIRGFRVELGEIEQHLSQLPDVEMAVVVTEQQAHGLGLIAYIQSGKYSDAGFADKLKRALGERMPAYMVPSDILVLETLPVNASGKLERNQLPKIERVAKAVELAQNDTERAIAEIWQKHLKTPDIDRHANFFDVGGHSLLLMAVYEELKLQYPNLQMTELFAHPSIASLATLLGGAQSNTAPVTPKKPSGAKQKRGMGAIAARKRKARES
- a CDS encoding MbtH family protein; its protein translation is MSFDNENGTFKVIINHEEQYSLWPSYKTIPGGWQDTGVSGDKATCLEHIKTHWTDMRPLSLRQAMVQ